The stretch of DNA ACTGCTTCTGTCATCATCAGATCGGTCGCATTCTCACCTCCTGGGTTCTCTTATGAACTGTGAGAACTCCTCTAGTTTGCCTTCACGAATTGCCTGTTCCAAAGCGTCCTTCAAGTCAAAGCAATCTTGGGTTTTATGGCCAAAACCTTTGAGGTAGTCACAGTAGAGATTATTGTTTCTGCCAATTTTTGTCCTTATGCTGGCGAGGTTTCGACAAGATGCCTTTGTCAGCTATCTGTTGGTATACCTCAGTGATCAGGGCCGTCAGAGGGATATAGTTCATGAATTTTCCAATTCGGGGGAATGGTTTAAAGGGTTTAGTCGACCCTCTGTCCTTGGAGTCCTCCTTGGGCCTTTCCCGGTTTTCGGGCTGGCGGGTAGGAAGATGGGCGAGTTACCGTTTGTTGGCCGCCACCACTTGGCTGACCTCCTCGTCGTTGATGTATTCTCTCACCACATTCTGAATTTTTGGCATGGTCCACACATGTTTGGTAGTGAGGTATTTTTTGAAGTCTTCATTCAACAGCCCGTTTGTCAGACACTGGCTGGCCACCGAGTCGGTCATCAATCTCTAGGCATTCGTCGTTGAACCTGTCAAGATACTTCCTGGTCGGTTCCCCGTTTCTTTGGGTCACCCCTAGAAGGTTGATCGGGTGCTTGGCCTTCGCAATGCGCGTGGTAAATTGTGCTAGAAAGCCACAGGTTATGTCCGCGAAAGTCGTCTTGGACCCTTGAGGGAGTGCATTGATCCATCGGATTGCCGGTACAGCCAGGGTCACGGGAAAGGCGCGACATCTCACCTTGTCGCCCACACCCTCCAGGTTCATCCTGACCTCAAAGGCCGTTAGGTGTTCTTGAGGATCCTGGGTTCCATCGTATCTAATGTCCGTTGGCTTGTAGAAATGTTTCGGTAGCCGGACCTCGATAATGGAGCAGTGAAAAGGGGTTGCTCCCATGATTATGGGGTTTCGTCGCCTTCTCGGCCTCTCCCTGCTCTCTCCTTGGTCTTCTTTCTCAGCGTGTCTCGTTAAGGGCTGAGTGTAGATTATGAGGTCTTGTCTTCTCCTCAATATTTCCCTGCTTTCCCCTTGGCCCTTCGACTCCGTGCGGGTCGAGGGGATTGAGAGCCCAGTGTACGCCTGGCGTGCGTCTTCCGGGGGCTTCTTCTTCGGGTTTTCCCTCTCTTTTGAGGAGACCGGGAACGAGGTTGACTTGGGCCGGGCTGGTAGCACTCCCTGGTCGCCAGCTCCCTCTCAAGGTTTTACACCCTGTGGTGCAACTCCTGCATTATTCTCGCGTTGTCGCTTCCCGTTCCTCCGAAAGGACGTCTTTCCCGAGAACGGGAGGGAAGCTCATCCCCGTGTGAGGGGAATCTCGTGCGTTCGCaggaggaagccaaggatgcCACTCTACTGGTTCGGTGAGCGTTCTCCTATATGCACGGCTCGCCTCCCTCTTGCCTTTCCACCGGACCGAACAGAAAGTCCATTCAGGCCaggtccccacagacggcgccaatgttcggaGGGTTCCTAAACGGGTCAGATGTGCTGGATACACGGGGGTGACAGGGGACCTGGATCCGGGTCGCTGGTATGGGATTGGACCTCTTGGGCTGACGTTGAAGGGAGAGGAAGGGTGCTCGAGGATCTCCCGGGCTGACGAAGTGGTGAGAGGGGAGCCACCTGCAAAAGAGAttccgacgctctagtcagaATCCGTACAAGGTGGCAGAAAAAGTGAGAGTTAGGTGACGTACCTCTGGAGAGGGGTAGGGCCCTCCCCTTATATAGTCTACACTAGGGCGGGTCCTACGGGAGCAGACCCACCTTCCAGGAAACTTCCTTCCCCAGCTGTCAGGTGCCTCATGGGAAGGGAGGTGGCGGTTCGGGTCGCCTCCCGATTCGAGTTTCGTGTTTCCGTCGAGTCGGCCAGTCGCTTGGGTTCGGACAGTGGGCCAACTGGGCTGGACCGAAACAAAATGTTacaaaagtaattttaaatatataactataaatggctaacaaattattttttgaaaagtaTAGTTGTAATTTATGGAGTTTAGTTACTTAAAAATATCCATTATGAATTTAATATCATTCAACTAAGACTTTATCAAAGTAATTATTTGTGTAATCTCTAAACTCTAAAGTTAGTTTAAGGTTCACTTTGGATAAAtagtttaagttttttttataaaatattttaaacaataaataactatattaaAGTaggttataaataaattattttatatttNAATTTGGTCATATCATTAAATCGTACAGTATcatttaaaattgttaaattaattttttggtaataaaaaacGTTGAAAAAGTCAAtttaagacacaaattaaaattttaaaatataatttaaattaattaaaaatttaaggaCTAAATTGTATTATAAATCGGCTATTTGGAGAATTAACTCATACAAGGGAGTTGAAAATTTGGAGTTGTTGGGTGGTTTGGTCGCGAGTTGAGAAAGAGCAGAGGAAGTGAAAGAGCTCAAGCCTCAAATCTAAAAGAATCTAAACAGTAAACATCACCGTCTCTTCCTTCACTCTTTAACTGTGTGTGGTAAATGTTAATTGTTCCGGTGCGGTGACGAATTTCCCGATTTCCTTTGCGTGTgagaaaagaaagacaaaacCCACAAGCTCGGAAGACTTTCTATTTCTCCGTGTGTGTGTGAGGATGTGGCGTGGGAGGTGTCATCCTGCTCAGGCCGTCttgtttgtgtttgtgtttgtgATTGCCGTGGCAGCGGCTGCCGACGATGTTAAACGTGATGACGTCAGGGCTCCCAAGTCTCAATCCTGCGATAATCCCTTCCAGCTGGTAATCACCAATCAATCCTTTCTCATTCTTCCCTCTTTCAATTGGATCTGCCTCCCAAACACGAGAACTAATCTTTTACCCTTCTCAATCCCTGCAGGTGAAGGTGAAGAACTGGGTTGATGGCGAGGAAGGTCGGGTCTACAATGGAGTTACAGCTAGATTTGGCTCTTCACTGCCTGAGAGCGCTGAAAATAGTGATCCAGCCCCCGCCATTCTCCCTTATCCTATCGACTGCTGTTCTGCTTCCACTTCCAAGGTTTCTTCCCTTCTACTCCTTTTCTATTTCTCCCTAGCTTGCCTTCATCAAATTTCTGGTTTTCTGCTTACTAATCAATTACCCAGTTACACTTGGAACTCAATGATATTACATTATATTATAACTTTATATAAGTTGAGTTAAGAaaatgatttgatataattacaAGTGTCCTGGTTTTACCTCTTGATGTTTTTGTCACAAGTGTACCGACTGCTGAGTGgcgcattttcattttgtagttATCTGGTTCGGTTGCTCTCTGTGTGCGTGGTGGTTGTGACTTCACCACTAAAGCTGCATTTGTGCAGTCGGGAGGTGCTAGTGCCATGTTGGTGATAAATGATGCCGAAGGttcattttcttgcttttgttTGTTCATAGAGGGTTTCCCAGATCACATTGTCTGATTGTCATACATATCTTTAGGCTTGTGGCTTCTCCACTCATTTACACCAATTATTGGCTTATTCTCTGTTTTTTCACATCTGTTAGATCTCTTTGAGATGGTCTGCTCCAATAGCACCGAGGTAAGCATCTCAATCCCAGTTGTCATGATAACAAAGTCAGCGGGAGACGCTCTCAACAAATCCTTGACTTCTGGAAGCCGAGGTCAGGCCTTCAATTGTTAGAATTTAATACTTCTattcattatatatttgtatttgaGCAAGATTTTTGTGTTGAACATTGAAATATACTTCTAAGATGGTTTTCCAGGTTGAAATTTCATATGGATGTGACTGAAACACTTGCACAAGGCATGAGAGAAAGTAGGCTAAGTCACGTTGAAAATGGTGGTTAGGTTCATGATAGTTGTTTAATACAAAGCCTAGGACATTTTCTGGTTTACTGTTATGTTCTTTATGCAGTTAGAAAAGTGACATTATGTCTTTGAAGCTGATGTTAAAAGACCTAGTTTCCCTTATTTACATGGATAGTAGCCTGATTATGATCTAAATTTACTAGACCATAGATATTCATAATTAATAGGATTAGTGGTGTTCAAAACAAGTATATATATAGTGACATGACACAATTGTAGGAGTGTAGGGCCACCATGTGTTGTTTTGATGGTAATACACACCCGTAAATTGATGAATCTACATAGGTCTATCTTAGATGTCTTGTTTATTTTCTACATGGTTTACACTACAGATGTTTAATTCTAAGTTGTTTATTGCAGTGGAAATTCTGTTATATGCTCCCCCTCGCCCACTTGTAGACTTCTCAGTCACATTTTTGTGGTTGATGTCTGTTGGCACAACTGTATGTGGTTCACTTTGGTCAGACCTAACTGCTCCTAATCAGTCTGATGAACGCTATAATGAATTGTGTCCCAAGGTTTTTCCTTGTAACCTTCTGCCTTAAAGTATACTGTGTACATAAATGTGTTTTCTGATGTCTTAAGCAAGCATTTCTCATTATGTGAGCCTGAGAACATGCTTTCATTGAGGGAAAGTACCTACTATTCAAACAATTCTGAGATGTGATACGTATAATCACTGACGGATCTTAGCACGTTTACTGGTCTATCATATATTTTGTTGACTTCCATTGCTATAGTGATTGGTCACTCCAGTACTTATCACAGTGGAACATAGGAACATGGTTTCTTCCTTTCATTATGCTCATTGGTGAATTTATTTCATTATGCTCATTGATGCATTTATTTCAGTTTATTTGTAACACCTcttcaaatttatttaattgcagatataattttcttttattttgctaGGAATCTTCAAATGGTGAAACGGCAAAAGATGATTCTGATAAGGAAATTGTGAACATCGATACGAAGGGTGCTATCATTTTTGTCATAACAGCATCAACTTTTCTTGTGCTGTTGTTCTTCTTCATGTCATCTTGGTTTATCTGGGTGCTGATTGTAGTTTTCTGTATTGGTGGCATTGAGGTAATGTAGCTAACTGACAAAAGATCATAGTCTGTGTTGTGCATGAAGTGAGTACTGGTTCCCTGTCCTTGTTGATGTCACAAAGATTAAATTTGTTATCCATATATAAACTAAAGTATTGACAGTTTCGCATATGCTACTCGAATTATACTATGTATCTATTTTGGATTCATACACAAGGTATACTTAGAAAGGAATTTCAGAGGAAAATGTCCGAGAGAAGTTCTTTAGTAGCACAAGTATCAGGACCACTGTTTTCAACAACGTAAACATTCAAAAGGTTTGAATTTCCTCTGTGCATTAATTAAAGTTTGGTTTATTTTTCAGGGGATGCACAGTTGTATTGTAAGCCTCTCTTTAAGGTACAATCAATGTATTTTTCCCTCCTTTTCCAGTTGGAAAGGTAAATCAATTTTTGGGCTGCTACTCGACAGCAATCATATTCATGGATTGGCCAAGATATTCTTGTAAGTTCTAGATACTAGTACCTGCAAAATGGGTCTTTCTATTATCATTGCAGTTTCTGAATTCTTTTAAATGGCtagcaatttttttttgaattatttgttcaattttttttaatcctgTAGTTGTTGCTGGTTACCATTAAACTTTTATTCCTTGTCCTAAACCATTTCTCCCTAAAGTTTAAGTTGTTAGGTTAAAAGATATGAATGCTTTTTATGTTCAACACCATCTCATGCAGGAGCCCTTTGTGCTAAAACCATGAAGAATGCCAAAATTTATCCTACCTCGTGTAGTGCTGAAAGTTCATCTTTCGATAAGATATGGGATAATTAGGATGAGCTCTAGACCAATTGGTCATATAGGTTCTATAACATATCATTAACCAACACTTTCAGAATTACACTGTTAGTTGAATATACATCAgtgttattttctttatttttttttataattttaatatctaaaaactCTCAACATTGTTGACTAGTTGAGCATTTAGCTGGTCCTAAGCTTGtaatatttttaccaaattttccCGTTTGGTAGTTATCCTTTTTAATATTTCTcaagtttattattttcaaattattaagTCATGCATGTTTATACAGTTTTACTTATCAACCAAATGCCAAATTTGGAATCTTGGTTCCATAGTGTGGGTTTTCTGAAGCATTTCAGGGCATGCTGTTTTCTCAGTTATGTTTGTTACCATTAACTGATGATAAGTTGTTTGATTGATATTTCACAATGTCTTGTAGCTTGAAACATTGCTTTATTATGTAGGGCATCTGCTTGATGATAACAGTCTTGCAGTTGGCTAGACTACCTAATATTAAGGTATCTGAATGGATTTCTTATCTAAAATAAGTCAATAATTATTCCATTATTCACTTTGTTCTGTATCCGTATGATGATTCTAATAGTAAATTCTCTTTTGGATCTAATGTACAATAGGTTGCAACTGTACTCTTATGTTGTGCGTTTGTCTATGACGTCTTTTGGGTGTTCATATCTCCATTGATATTCCATGAGAGTGTTATGATAACGGTATGTATTAGATTTTGGAATCACACAATCACAATTCACTTGGTTGGATTGTCTAAGAGCAGTTTTTTCTCTgccatgatttttctttttttattaaaaaagaaagaaaaacgaTTAAGGTGTCTTGTAGTTTTGTGATACTTATGGACTTTCTTTTGTAGGTTGCTCGAGGTGACGGGGCTGGTGGGGAAGCGATTCCAATGCTTTTGAGATTTCCTCGTCTTGTTGATCCCTGGGGTGGTTATGACATGATTGGATTTGGAGATATTCTCTTTCCTGGTTTGCTTGCTTCCTTTGCCCATAGGTACTGCCGTAATCAGCTTCTATAAATGCAAGATTATCCAAATTGAAAATGTATAGCATAGGCATagttttgaacataaagatgCTTGTTTTCCTAcccaaaaaatgaaagaaaataacaatgcatatttgTAATGATTTTAGGATTACATCACTATATAGTTTTCCTGATCCTTGTTACGTTTGACTTCATTGTTTTATCCGGAAACTCAATGATTTGTTGGCAGACTACACTTTTCTTTCTAACAAGATGTTTGACGGTTTGTTTTAACACATTTCCTCTGTATTTTGGGTGTCTTAGATTTGACAAAGATAAGAAGAAGGGAGCATTAAGTGGATATTTTCTTTGGTTGATAATTGGCTATGGCGTGGGTAAGTTAAATTACACCATGTTTGTATTGATAAGTCATAACTCTTTAATTTTCACCCATTTGCTGAAACTTTGGCCCAAATTGAATTGTTGTTAGTTATCATGTACATTCGATGTCAAATATTTCTAGGCACTATTTAAAACTATAATCGTATCAGTTATTTATACTCATAATGCAGATTTTGTGCGATTGTTATTTTAGTtcttgacagaggagagttttcGTGTTTCAGGCCTCATATTCACATATTTGGGGCTTTATCTGATGAACGGACATGGACAGCCAGCACTTCTCTACCTCGTTCCCTGTACATTAGGTAAACTAGCTTTGGCTAAAAATAGATGTGAAGCGTTTGTTATCTTTCAAGTAGAAGTATTGTGTCTCAACTCTGAGCTATTGCCTAATTAATCAACAGGTGTGACCATTGTATTGGGATATGTAAGAGGTGAGCTGAGGTGCCTTTGGAATTATGGGACAGACTTCTCGTCTTCCTTAGAGCCTTCTGAGGTTTAAGATGTATCGCACACTGTTGAATGGGGCCTTTGGAATTATGGGACAGACTTATCGTCTTCCTTAGAGCCTTATGAGGTTTAAGATATATCACACGCTGTTGAATGAATGCAGTAAGGGAAGGAAACGACCTACTCTTTATCTTTTGTATTAATGGATGAATGATTAATGGATCTTCGTTTTGCTGCTACACAGTTCTTGTATACATAAGCAATACGCAGAAAGAAACGTACCTAGGAAAAAGTACCGTCACTCGTACCTTTTCTACCTCTGAAGTACAGGAGAATAAtgctttttcagtttttttgaacaacgtaaataataaattaattaagtttatttATGTTTAGTGGACTTAAAATGTAATTTATTGGctattgttcacattattcACAATCTCGTTTATCTAGCGGAATTAATAACATAATACTACGATCATATGATGGCtgtgattgattgattgattttgaTGTACACTTACCATAACCTTTAATTAAAATGCAACCTGCTATTTACAAAACGCAATCTGCGTTGTGCAggtttcataattaaaaaaattattattatgctacgtgtatatcaaaattaaccactaaaattttagttatttgtataaaatatatgttaaaatataaatatatattcaaaatatttatacGCAAATACAttaatgactgattttagt from Arachis duranensis cultivar V14167 chromosome 4, aradu.V14167.gnm2.J7QH, whole genome shotgun sequence encodes:
- the LOC107486846 gene encoding LOW QUALITY PROTEIN: signal peptide peptidase-like 3 (The sequence of the model RefSeq protein was modified relative to this genomic sequence to represent the inferred CDS: inserted 1 base in 1 codon), producing the protein MWRGRCHPAQAVLFVFVFVIAVAAAADDVKRDDVRAPKSQSCDNPFQLVKVKNWVDGEEGRVYNGVTARFGSSLPESAENSDPAPAILPYPIDCCSASTSKLSGSVALCVRGGCDFTTKAAFVQSGGASAMLVINDAEDLFEMVCSNSTEVSISIPVVMITKSAGDALNKSLTSGSRVEILLYAPPRPLVDFSVTFLWLMSVGTTVCGSLWSDLTAPNQSDERYNELCPKESSNGETAKDDSDKEIVNIDTKGAIIFVITASTFLVLLFFFMSSWFIWVLIVVFCIGGIEGMHSCIVSLSLRYNQCIFPSFSSWKGKSXFWAATRQQSYSWIGQDILGICLMITVLQLARLPNIKVATVLLCCAFVYDVFWVFISPLIFHESVMITVARGDGAGGEAIPMLLRFPRLVDPWGGYDMIGFGDILFPGLLASFAHRFDKDKKKGALSGYFLWLIIGYGVGLIFTYLGLYLMNGHGQPALLYLVPCTLGVTIVLGYVRGELRCLWNYGTDFSSSLEPSEV